One stretch of Prunus persica cultivar Lovell chromosome G1, Prunus_persica_NCBIv2, whole genome shotgun sequence DNA includes these proteins:
- the LOC18790308 gene encoding kinesin-like protein KIN-4A isoform X2, which produces MEAGEDCCVKVAVHIRPLIGDEKLQGCKDCVTVVPGKPQVQIGTHSFTFDNVYGSTGSPSSAMFEECVAPLVDGLFHGYNATVLAYGQTGSGKTYTMGTGFRDGCQTGIIPQVMNVLFSKIETLKHQTEFQLHVSFIEILKEEVRDLLDPSFLSKPEGANGHVGKVTAPGKPPIQIRESSNGVITLAGSTELSVSTLKEMAACLEQGSLSRATGSTNMNNQSSRSHAIFTITLEQMHKVNPTCSGNNGVSESMNEEYLCAKLHLVDLAGSERAKRTGSDGLRFKEGVHINKGLLALGNVISALGDEKKRKEGVHVPYRDSKLTRLLQDSLGGNSRTVMIACISPADINAEETLNTLKYANRARNIQNKPIVNRDPMSSEMLKMRQQLEYLQAELCSRGGGSSSDEIQVLKERITWLEAANEDLCRELHEYRSKCTGVEQLERDGHVGSTCSVKSDGLKRGLQSIESADYQMGEAITAGDSQEIDEEVAKEWEHNILQNTMDKELHELNKRLQQKESEMKFIEGSDTVALKQHFGKKIMELEDEKRAVQQERDRLLGEVENLANSDGQAQKLQDVHSQKLKALEAQILDLKKKQESQVQLLKQKQKSDEAAKRLQDEIQSIKAQKVQLQHRIKQEAEQFRQWKASREKELLQLRKEGRRNEYERHKLQALNQRQKMVLQRKTEEAAMATKRLKELLEARKSSARDSSAVANGNGTHLQSNEKSLQRWLDHELEVMVNVHEVRHEYEKQSQVRAALAEELAMLKQLNEFASKGLSPPRGKNGFARVSSMSPNARMARISSLENMLSISSNSLVAMASQLSEAEERERAFTNRGRWNQLRSMADAKNLLQYMFNSLADTRCQLWEKEMEMDEMKEHLKELVGLLRQSETRRKEVEKELKLREQAVATALATSASADHHQGNSHNSLKHCADDTSGPLSPISVPAQKQLKYTAGIVNGSVRESIAFIDQTRKMVPIGQLPTKKLAVIGQAGKLWRWKRSHHQWLVQFKWKWQKPWRLSEWIRHSDETIMRAKPRLQARSDVM; this is translated from the exons ATGGAAGCAGGGGAAGATTGCTGTGTGAAAGTAGCGGTCCACATCCGGCCGCTCATCGGAGATGAGAAGCTCCAAGGCTGTAAAGATTGCGTCACTGTCGTCCCCGGCAAGCCTCAG GTACAAATTGGCACACATTCATTTACTTTCGACAATGTCTACGGGAGTACCGGTTCGCCGTCATCTGCAATGTTTGAAGAATGTGTTGCTCCGCTGGTCGATGGATTGTTTCATGGATATAATGCTACTGTCCTAGCTTATGGTCAG ACAGGTTCTGGGAAAACATACACCATGGGCACTGGTTTCAGAGATGGTTGCCAAACTGGAATTATCCCTCAAGTTATGAATGTATTATTTAGCAAAATCGAAACTCTAAAGCATCAAACTGAATTCCAGTTGCATGTTTCTTTTATTGAG ATTCTCAAAGAAGAAGTACGAGATTTGCTGGATCCTAGTTTTTTGAGCAAACCAGAAGGGGCAAACGGGCATGTGGGGAAAGTAACAGCCCCTGGAAAGCCACCAATACAAATTCGAGAATCATCAAATGGTGTTATTACACTGGCAGGATCCACTGAACTCAGTGTTAGTACGCTAAAAGAAATGGCTGCTTGCCTGGAACAAGGATCTTTGAGCAGGGCGACAGGGAGTACAAATATGAACAATCAATCAAG CCGTTCACATGCCATCTTCACCATCACATTAGAGCAAATGCATAAGGTCAACCCGACATGTTCTGGCAACAACGGGGTTAGCGAGAGTATGAACGAAGAATATCTATGTGCCAAGTTGCATTTGGTAGATCTTGCTGGGTCTGAGCGCGCAAAGAGGACAGGTTCTGATGGTTTGCGTTTTAAGGAAG GAGTTCATATTAATAAGGGTCTTCTTGCACTTGGTAATGTTATCAGTGCACTTGGTGATGAGAAGAAGCGCAAAGAAGGTGTTCATGTTCCTTATCGAGATAGTAAACTTACTCGGCTTTTGCAG GACTCACTTGGTGGTAACAGCCGAACTGTTATGATAG CCTGCATCAGTCCTGCTGATATCAATGCTGAGGAAACCCTAAACACTTTAAAGTATGCAAATCGTGCTCGCAATATCCAAAATAAGCCTATT GTAAACAGAGATCCCATGTCCAGTGAGATGCTGAAGATGCGCCAACAACTAGAGTATTTGCAAGCTGAACTTTGTTCACGTGGAGGAGGATCTTCTTCTGATGAAATACAG GTTCTCAAGGAAAGGATTACTTGGCTCGAAGCTGCTAATGAGGATCTTTGTCGGGAACTTCATGAATACCGTAGTAAATGCACTGGTGTAGAGCAGTTGGAAAGAGATGGTCAC GTTGGTAGTACGTGCTCTGTAAAAAGTGATGGCCTTAAAAGGGGTTTGCAAAGTATAGAATCAGCTGACTACCAAATGGGTGAAGCAATAACAG CAGGTGATTCCCAGGAAATTGATGAGGAAGTAGCAAAAGAGTGGGAGCACAACATTCTGCAAAATACTATGGACAAAGAGTTGCATGAATTGAATAAACGTCTACAGCAGAAGGAG TCGGAAATGAAGTTTATTGAAGGTTCTGACACTGTGGCACTCAAGCAGCACTTTGGAAAGAAAATCATGGAACTTGAAGATGAGAAAAGAGCTGTGCAG CAAGAGAGGGACCGGTTGCTGGGTGAAGTTGAAAATCTTGCTAATAGTGATGGACAAGCACAGAAATTGCAAGATGTCCATTCCCAGAAGTTAAAGGCACTTGAGGCACAG ATTCTGGATCTTAAGAAGAAACAAGAGAGCCAGGTTCAGCTActgaagcaaaaacaaaaaagtgatGAAGCAGCAAAGCGACTGCAAGATGAAATCCAGTCAATAAAGGCACAAAAG gTTCAATTGCAACATAGGATAAAACAAGAAGCAGAACAATTTCGGCAGTGGAAAGCCTCTCGAGAGAAGGAATTGCTGCAG TTACGGAAAGAGGGCAGGAGAAATGAATATGAAAGGCATAAGCTGCAAGCATTAAATCAACGCCAGAAAATG GTTCTTCAAAGAAAGACTGAAGAGGCTGCAATGGCTACCAAGAGGCTGAAAGAATTGTTAGAAGCTCGTAAATCTTCTGCTCGTGACAGCTCAG CTGTTGCCAACGGAAATGGGACACATTTACAG AGCAATGAGAAATCCTTACAACGGTGGCTTGATCACGAGCTTGAAGTCATGGTGAATGTGCATGAAGTTCGTCATGAATATGAGAAACAAAGTCAagt ACGAGCTGCACTGGCAGAAGAGTTGGCCATGCTGAAGCAATTAAACGAATTCGCTTCAAAGGGCCTTAGTCCTCCAAGAGGAAAGAATGGCTTTGCCAG GGTgtcctccatgtcaccaaatgcAAGAATGGCCAGAATATCTTCACTTGAGAACATGCTTAGCATATCATCAAACTCACTTGTAGCGATGGCATCGCAACTTTCGGAGGCAGAAGAACGGGAGCGTGCCTTTACCAACCGTGGACGTTGGAACCAATTGCGCTCAATGGCAGATGCAAAGAACTTGCTTCAATATATGTTCAATTCTCTTGCAGATACAAG GTGCCAATTATGGGagaaagaaatggaaatggatgaaatgaaaGAGCATCTCAAAGAACTCGTAGGTTTGTTGCGGCAGAGTGAGACACGAAGAAAGGAAGTTGAGAAGGAACTAAAATTGAGAGAGCAAGCTGTTGCAACTGCATTGGCAACATCAGCCTCG GCCGACCACCATCAGGGGAACTCGCACAATTCACTGAAACACTGTGCTGATGACACGAGTGGTCCCTTGTCCCCAATCTCTGTGCCAGCACAAAAACAGCTGAAATATACAGCAGGAATTGTTAACGGCTCTGTCAGAGAATCGATAGCTTTCATAGATCAGACACGAAAG ATGGTACCCATCGGGCAGTTGCCAACAAAAAAACTAGCAGTTATAGGACAGGCTGGGAAGCTATGGAGGTGGAAGAGGAGTCATCACCAGTGGTTAGTACAATTCAAATGGAAATGGCAGAAGCCTTGGAGACTCTCAGAATGGATTAGGCACAGTGATGAAACAATCATGAGGGCCAAACCTCGTTTACAAGCTCGGTCAGATGTGATGTGA
- the LOC18790308 gene encoding kinesin-like protein KIN-4A isoform X1, translating into MEAGEDCCVKVAVHIRPLIGDEKLQGCKDCVTVVPGKPQVQIGTHSFTFDNVYGSTGSPSSAMFEECVAPLVDGLFHGYNATVLAYGQTGSGKTYTMGTGFRDGCQTGIIPQVMNVLFSKIETLKHQTEFQLHVSFIEILKEEVRDLLDPSFLSKPEGANGHVGKVTAPGKPPIQIRESSNGVITLAGSTELSVSTLKEMAACLEQGSLSRATGSTNMNNQSSRSHAIFTITLEQMHKVNPTCSGNNGVSESMNEEYLCAKLHLVDLAGSERAKRTGSDGLRFKEGVHINKGLLALGNVISALGDEKKRKEGVHVPYRDSKLTRLLQDSLGGNSRTVMIACISPADINAEETLNTLKYANRARNIQNKPIVNRDPMSSEMLKMRQQLEYLQAELCSRGGGSSSDEIQVLKERITWLEAANEDLCRELHEYRSKCTGVEQLERDGHVGSTCSVKSDGLKRGLQSIESADYQMGEAITGCHIVAGDSQEIDEEVAKEWEHNILQNTMDKELHELNKRLQQKESEMKFIEGSDTVALKQHFGKKIMELEDEKRAVQQERDRLLGEVENLANSDGQAQKLQDVHSQKLKALEAQILDLKKKQESQVQLLKQKQKSDEAAKRLQDEIQSIKAQKVQLQHRIKQEAEQFRQWKASREKELLQLRKEGRRNEYERHKLQALNQRQKMVLQRKTEEAAMATKRLKELLEARKSSARDSSAVANGNGTHLQSNEKSLQRWLDHELEVMVNVHEVRHEYEKQSQVRAALAEELAMLKQLNEFASKGLSPPRGKNGFARVSSMSPNARMARISSLENMLSISSNSLVAMASQLSEAEERERAFTNRGRWNQLRSMADAKNLLQYMFNSLADTRCQLWEKEMEMDEMKEHLKELVGLLRQSETRRKEVEKELKLREQAVATALATSASADHHQGNSHNSLKHCADDTSGPLSPISVPAQKQLKYTAGIVNGSVRESIAFIDQTRKMVPIGQLPTKKLAVIGQAGKLWRWKRSHHQWLVQFKWKWQKPWRLSEWIRHSDETIMRAKPRLQARSDVM; encoded by the exons ATGGAAGCAGGGGAAGATTGCTGTGTGAAAGTAGCGGTCCACATCCGGCCGCTCATCGGAGATGAGAAGCTCCAAGGCTGTAAAGATTGCGTCACTGTCGTCCCCGGCAAGCCTCAG GTACAAATTGGCACACATTCATTTACTTTCGACAATGTCTACGGGAGTACCGGTTCGCCGTCATCTGCAATGTTTGAAGAATGTGTTGCTCCGCTGGTCGATGGATTGTTTCATGGATATAATGCTACTGTCCTAGCTTATGGTCAG ACAGGTTCTGGGAAAACATACACCATGGGCACTGGTTTCAGAGATGGTTGCCAAACTGGAATTATCCCTCAAGTTATGAATGTATTATTTAGCAAAATCGAAACTCTAAAGCATCAAACTGAATTCCAGTTGCATGTTTCTTTTATTGAG ATTCTCAAAGAAGAAGTACGAGATTTGCTGGATCCTAGTTTTTTGAGCAAACCAGAAGGGGCAAACGGGCATGTGGGGAAAGTAACAGCCCCTGGAAAGCCACCAATACAAATTCGAGAATCATCAAATGGTGTTATTACACTGGCAGGATCCACTGAACTCAGTGTTAGTACGCTAAAAGAAATGGCTGCTTGCCTGGAACAAGGATCTTTGAGCAGGGCGACAGGGAGTACAAATATGAACAATCAATCAAG CCGTTCACATGCCATCTTCACCATCACATTAGAGCAAATGCATAAGGTCAACCCGACATGTTCTGGCAACAACGGGGTTAGCGAGAGTATGAACGAAGAATATCTATGTGCCAAGTTGCATTTGGTAGATCTTGCTGGGTCTGAGCGCGCAAAGAGGACAGGTTCTGATGGTTTGCGTTTTAAGGAAG GAGTTCATATTAATAAGGGTCTTCTTGCACTTGGTAATGTTATCAGTGCACTTGGTGATGAGAAGAAGCGCAAAGAAGGTGTTCATGTTCCTTATCGAGATAGTAAACTTACTCGGCTTTTGCAG GACTCACTTGGTGGTAACAGCCGAACTGTTATGATAG CCTGCATCAGTCCTGCTGATATCAATGCTGAGGAAACCCTAAACACTTTAAAGTATGCAAATCGTGCTCGCAATATCCAAAATAAGCCTATT GTAAACAGAGATCCCATGTCCAGTGAGATGCTGAAGATGCGCCAACAACTAGAGTATTTGCAAGCTGAACTTTGTTCACGTGGAGGAGGATCTTCTTCTGATGAAATACAG GTTCTCAAGGAAAGGATTACTTGGCTCGAAGCTGCTAATGAGGATCTTTGTCGGGAACTTCATGAATACCGTAGTAAATGCACTGGTGTAGAGCAGTTGGAAAGAGATGGTCAC GTTGGTAGTACGTGCTCTGTAAAAAGTGATGGCCTTAAAAGGGGTTTGCAAAGTATAGAATCAGCTGACTACCAAATGGGTGAAGCAATAACAG GATGTCATATTGTAGCAGGTGATTCCCAGGAAATTGATGAGGAAGTAGCAAAAGAGTGGGAGCACAACATTCTGCAAAATACTATGGACAAAGAGTTGCATGAATTGAATAAACGTCTACAGCAGAAGGAG TCGGAAATGAAGTTTATTGAAGGTTCTGACACTGTGGCACTCAAGCAGCACTTTGGAAAGAAAATCATGGAACTTGAAGATGAGAAAAGAGCTGTGCAG CAAGAGAGGGACCGGTTGCTGGGTGAAGTTGAAAATCTTGCTAATAGTGATGGACAAGCACAGAAATTGCAAGATGTCCATTCCCAGAAGTTAAAGGCACTTGAGGCACAG ATTCTGGATCTTAAGAAGAAACAAGAGAGCCAGGTTCAGCTActgaagcaaaaacaaaaaagtgatGAAGCAGCAAAGCGACTGCAAGATGAAATCCAGTCAATAAAGGCACAAAAG gTTCAATTGCAACATAGGATAAAACAAGAAGCAGAACAATTTCGGCAGTGGAAAGCCTCTCGAGAGAAGGAATTGCTGCAG TTACGGAAAGAGGGCAGGAGAAATGAATATGAAAGGCATAAGCTGCAAGCATTAAATCAACGCCAGAAAATG GTTCTTCAAAGAAAGACTGAAGAGGCTGCAATGGCTACCAAGAGGCTGAAAGAATTGTTAGAAGCTCGTAAATCTTCTGCTCGTGACAGCTCAG CTGTTGCCAACGGAAATGGGACACATTTACAG AGCAATGAGAAATCCTTACAACGGTGGCTTGATCACGAGCTTGAAGTCATGGTGAATGTGCATGAAGTTCGTCATGAATATGAGAAACAAAGTCAagt ACGAGCTGCACTGGCAGAAGAGTTGGCCATGCTGAAGCAATTAAACGAATTCGCTTCAAAGGGCCTTAGTCCTCCAAGAGGAAAGAATGGCTTTGCCAG GGTgtcctccatgtcaccaaatgcAAGAATGGCCAGAATATCTTCACTTGAGAACATGCTTAGCATATCATCAAACTCACTTGTAGCGATGGCATCGCAACTTTCGGAGGCAGAAGAACGGGAGCGTGCCTTTACCAACCGTGGACGTTGGAACCAATTGCGCTCAATGGCAGATGCAAAGAACTTGCTTCAATATATGTTCAATTCTCTTGCAGATACAAG GTGCCAATTATGGGagaaagaaatggaaatggatgaaatgaaaGAGCATCTCAAAGAACTCGTAGGTTTGTTGCGGCAGAGTGAGACACGAAGAAAGGAAGTTGAGAAGGAACTAAAATTGAGAGAGCAAGCTGTTGCAACTGCATTGGCAACATCAGCCTCG GCCGACCACCATCAGGGGAACTCGCACAATTCACTGAAACACTGTGCTGATGACACGAGTGGTCCCTTGTCCCCAATCTCTGTGCCAGCACAAAAACAGCTGAAATATACAGCAGGAATTGTTAACGGCTCTGTCAGAGAATCGATAGCTTTCATAGATCAGACACGAAAG ATGGTACCCATCGGGCAGTTGCCAACAAAAAAACTAGCAGTTATAGGACAGGCTGGGAAGCTATGGAGGTGGAAGAGGAGTCATCACCAGTGGTTAGTACAATTCAAATGGAAATGGCAGAAGCCTTGGAGACTCTCAGAATGGATTAGGCACAGTGATGAAACAATCATGAGGGCCAAACCTCGTTTACAAGCTCGGTCAGATGTGATGTGA
- the LOC18790308 gene encoding kinesin-like protein KIN-4A isoform X3, producing the protein MEAGEDCCVKVAVHIRPLIGDEKLQGCKDCVTVVPGKPQVQIGTHSFTFDNVYGSTGSPSSAMFEECVAPLVDGLFHGYNATVLAYGQTGSGKTYTMGTGFRDGCQTGIIPQVMNVLFSKIETLKHQTEFQLHVSFIEILKEEVRDLLDPSFLSKPEGANGHVGKVTAPGKPPIQIRESSNGVITLAGSTELSVSTLKEMAACLEQGSLSRATGSTNMNNQSSRSHAIFTITLEQMHKVNPTCSGNNGVSESMNEEYLCAKLHLVDLAGSERAKRTGSDGLRFKEGVHINKGLLALGNVISALGDEKKRKEGVHVPYRDSKLTRLLQDSLGGNSRTVMIACISPADINAEETLNTLKYANRARNIQNKPIVNRDPMSSEMLKMRQQLEYLQAELCSRGGGSSSDEIQVLKERITWLEAANEDLCRELHEYRSKCTGVEQLERDGHVGSTCSVKSDGLKRGLQSIESADYQMGEAITGDSQEIDEEVAKEWEHNILQNTMDKELHELNKRLQQKESEMKFIEGSDTVALKQHFGKKIMELEDEKRAVQQERDRLLGEVENLANSDGQAQKLQDVHSQKLKALEAQILDLKKKQESQVQLLKQKQKSDEAAKRLQDEIQSIKAQKVQLQHRIKQEAEQFRQWKASREKELLQLRKEGRRNEYERHKLQALNQRQKMVLQRKTEEAAMATKRLKELLEARKSSARDSSAVANGNGTHLQSNEKSLQRWLDHELEVMVNVHEVRHEYEKQSQVRAALAEELAMLKQLNEFASKGLSPPRGKNGFARVSSMSPNARMARISSLENMLSISSNSLVAMASQLSEAEERERAFTNRGRWNQLRSMADAKNLLQYMFNSLADTRCQLWEKEMEMDEMKEHLKELVGLLRQSETRRKEVEKELKLREQAVATALATSASADHHQGNSHNSLKHCADDTSGPLSPISVPAQKQLKYTAGIVNGSVRESIAFIDQTRKMVPIGQLPTKKLAVIGQAGKLWRWKRSHHQWLVQFKWKWQKPWRLSEWIRHSDETIMRAKPRLQARSDVM; encoded by the exons ATGGAAGCAGGGGAAGATTGCTGTGTGAAAGTAGCGGTCCACATCCGGCCGCTCATCGGAGATGAGAAGCTCCAAGGCTGTAAAGATTGCGTCACTGTCGTCCCCGGCAAGCCTCAG GTACAAATTGGCACACATTCATTTACTTTCGACAATGTCTACGGGAGTACCGGTTCGCCGTCATCTGCAATGTTTGAAGAATGTGTTGCTCCGCTGGTCGATGGATTGTTTCATGGATATAATGCTACTGTCCTAGCTTATGGTCAG ACAGGTTCTGGGAAAACATACACCATGGGCACTGGTTTCAGAGATGGTTGCCAAACTGGAATTATCCCTCAAGTTATGAATGTATTATTTAGCAAAATCGAAACTCTAAAGCATCAAACTGAATTCCAGTTGCATGTTTCTTTTATTGAG ATTCTCAAAGAAGAAGTACGAGATTTGCTGGATCCTAGTTTTTTGAGCAAACCAGAAGGGGCAAACGGGCATGTGGGGAAAGTAACAGCCCCTGGAAAGCCACCAATACAAATTCGAGAATCATCAAATGGTGTTATTACACTGGCAGGATCCACTGAACTCAGTGTTAGTACGCTAAAAGAAATGGCTGCTTGCCTGGAACAAGGATCTTTGAGCAGGGCGACAGGGAGTACAAATATGAACAATCAATCAAG CCGTTCACATGCCATCTTCACCATCACATTAGAGCAAATGCATAAGGTCAACCCGACATGTTCTGGCAACAACGGGGTTAGCGAGAGTATGAACGAAGAATATCTATGTGCCAAGTTGCATTTGGTAGATCTTGCTGGGTCTGAGCGCGCAAAGAGGACAGGTTCTGATGGTTTGCGTTTTAAGGAAG GAGTTCATATTAATAAGGGTCTTCTTGCACTTGGTAATGTTATCAGTGCACTTGGTGATGAGAAGAAGCGCAAAGAAGGTGTTCATGTTCCTTATCGAGATAGTAAACTTACTCGGCTTTTGCAG GACTCACTTGGTGGTAACAGCCGAACTGTTATGATAG CCTGCATCAGTCCTGCTGATATCAATGCTGAGGAAACCCTAAACACTTTAAAGTATGCAAATCGTGCTCGCAATATCCAAAATAAGCCTATT GTAAACAGAGATCCCATGTCCAGTGAGATGCTGAAGATGCGCCAACAACTAGAGTATTTGCAAGCTGAACTTTGTTCACGTGGAGGAGGATCTTCTTCTGATGAAATACAG GTTCTCAAGGAAAGGATTACTTGGCTCGAAGCTGCTAATGAGGATCTTTGTCGGGAACTTCATGAATACCGTAGTAAATGCACTGGTGTAGAGCAGTTGGAAAGAGATGGTCAC GTTGGTAGTACGTGCTCTGTAAAAAGTGATGGCCTTAAAAGGGGTTTGCAAAGTATAGAATCAGCTGACTACCAAATGGGTGAAGCAATAACAG GTGATTCCCAGGAAATTGATGAGGAAGTAGCAAAAGAGTGGGAGCACAACATTCTGCAAAATACTATGGACAAAGAGTTGCATGAATTGAATAAACGTCTACAGCAGAAGGAG TCGGAAATGAAGTTTATTGAAGGTTCTGACACTGTGGCACTCAAGCAGCACTTTGGAAAGAAAATCATGGAACTTGAAGATGAGAAAAGAGCTGTGCAG CAAGAGAGGGACCGGTTGCTGGGTGAAGTTGAAAATCTTGCTAATAGTGATGGACAAGCACAGAAATTGCAAGATGTCCATTCCCAGAAGTTAAAGGCACTTGAGGCACAG ATTCTGGATCTTAAGAAGAAACAAGAGAGCCAGGTTCAGCTActgaagcaaaaacaaaaaagtgatGAAGCAGCAAAGCGACTGCAAGATGAAATCCAGTCAATAAAGGCACAAAAG gTTCAATTGCAACATAGGATAAAACAAGAAGCAGAACAATTTCGGCAGTGGAAAGCCTCTCGAGAGAAGGAATTGCTGCAG TTACGGAAAGAGGGCAGGAGAAATGAATATGAAAGGCATAAGCTGCAAGCATTAAATCAACGCCAGAAAATG GTTCTTCAAAGAAAGACTGAAGAGGCTGCAATGGCTACCAAGAGGCTGAAAGAATTGTTAGAAGCTCGTAAATCTTCTGCTCGTGACAGCTCAG CTGTTGCCAACGGAAATGGGACACATTTACAG AGCAATGAGAAATCCTTACAACGGTGGCTTGATCACGAGCTTGAAGTCATGGTGAATGTGCATGAAGTTCGTCATGAATATGAGAAACAAAGTCAagt ACGAGCTGCACTGGCAGAAGAGTTGGCCATGCTGAAGCAATTAAACGAATTCGCTTCAAAGGGCCTTAGTCCTCCAAGAGGAAAGAATGGCTTTGCCAG GGTgtcctccatgtcaccaaatgcAAGAATGGCCAGAATATCTTCACTTGAGAACATGCTTAGCATATCATCAAACTCACTTGTAGCGATGGCATCGCAACTTTCGGAGGCAGAAGAACGGGAGCGTGCCTTTACCAACCGTGGACGTTGGAACCAATTGCGCTCAATGGCAGATGCAAAGAACTTGCTTCAATATATGTTCAATTCTCTTGCAGATACAAG GTGCCAATTATGGGagaaagaaatggaaatggatgaaatgaaaGAGCATCTCAAAGAACTCGTAGGTTTGTTGCGGCAGAGTGAGACACGAAGAAAGGAAGTTGAGAAGGAACTAAAATTGAGAGAGCAAGCTGTTGCAACTGCATTGGCAACATCAGCCTCG GCCGACCACCATCAGGGGAACTCGCACAATTCACTGAAACACTGTGCTGATGACACGAGTGGTCCCTTGTCCCCAATCTCTGTGCCAGCACAAAAACAGCTGAAATATACAGCAGGAATTGTTAACGGCTCTGTCAGAGAATCGATAGCTTTCATAGATCAGACACGAAAG ATGGTACCCATCGGGCAGTTGCCAACAAAAAAACTAGCAGTTATAGGACAGGCTGGGAAGCTATGGAGGTGGAAGAGGAGTCATCACCAGTGGTTAGTACAATTCAAATGGAAATGGCAGAAGCCTTGGAGACTCTCAGAATGGATTAGGCACAGTGATGAAACAATCATGAGGGCCAAACCTCGTTTACAAGCTCGGTCAGATGTGATGTGA
- the LOC18793402 gene encoding long chain base biosynthesis protein 1: MASSFLNIVNATLDWVTATLDAPSSRAIVFGVPIGGHLFVEVLLFLVIVFLLSQKSYKPPKRPLTEKEIDELCEEWVPESLIPPITEEMQYEPPVLESAAGPHAIINGKEVVNFAAANYLGLIGHEKLLESCTSALEKYGVGSCGPRGFYGTIDVHLDCEARIAKFLGTPDSIVYSYGLSTMFSAIPAFCKKGDIIVVDEGVHWGIQNGLYLSRSTIVYFKHNDMESLRNTLEKITVKNQRAKKLRRYIVVEAVYQNSGQIAPLDEIVKLKEKYRFRVVLDESNSFGVLGKAGRGLTEFCGVPVEKIDIITAAMGHALATEGGFCTGSARVTDHQRLSSSGYVFSASLPPYLASGAITAIDVLEENPDLITKLKKNIAVLWKGLSGILGLSLASNPESPIVFLRLEKSTGSVKSDLQLLEDISDRLLKEYSIFVVTSKRSTLDKCRLPVGIRLFVSAAHLESDLLKASESLKRVAELVLKDHI, from the exons ATGGCATCAAGTTTTCTGAACATAGTGAATGCTACTTTAGATTGGGTGACAGCGACTTTGGATGCTCCCTCTTCTCGAGCTATTGTTTTTGGAGTTCCTATTGGCG GACATTTATTTGTAGAAGTTCTTCTTTTCTTAGTCATTGTTTTTCTACTTTCCCAGAAAAGTTACAAGCCACCTAAGCGGCCTTTAACAGAGAAG GAAATAGATGAGCTATGTGAGGAATGGGTTCCTGAATCTCTTATTCCTCCTATCACTGAAGAGATGCAGTATGAACCCCCAGTGTTGGAAAG TGCTGCAGGGCCACATGCAATAATCAATGGTAAAGAAGTCGTGAACTTTGCTGCAGCAAATTATCTTGGATTGATAGGACATGAGAAATTACTT GAGTCATGTACCTCTGCATTGGAGAAATATGGTGTTGGTTCCTGTGGTCCTCGTGGGTTTTATGGAACAATTG ATGTTCACCTTGATTGTGAGGCAAGAATAGCAAAGTTTTTGGGAACTCCTGACTCAATTGTCTATTCGTATGGACTGTCTACCATGTTCAGTGCAATTCCCGCATTTTGCAAGAAAGGAGATATTATTGTTGT GGATGAAGGAGTCCATTGGGGAATTCAAAATGGTCTATATCTTTCTAGAAGTACAATTGTGTACTTCAAGCACAATGACATGGAATCTTTAAGAAATACTCTGGAGAAAATCACTGTGAAGAATCAGCGGGCTAAGAAATTGAGGCGCTACATCGTGGTTGAAGCTGTGTACCAG AATTCTGGCCAAATAGCCCCCTTGGACGAGATTGTTAAATTGAAGGAGAAATATAGGTTTCGTGTTGTATTGGATGAGAGCAACTCATTTGGTGTGCTTGGAAAAGCTGGAAGAGGTCTCACTGAATTCTGTGGGGTTCCG GTAGAAAAAATTGATATTATTACTGCTGCAATGGGACACGCATTAGCCACAGAAGGAGGATTCTGCACTGGAAGTGCTAGAGTCACTGATCACCAA CGATTGAGCAGTTCTGGGTACGTCTTTTCTGCTTCTTTGCCCCCATATCTTGCAAGTGGTGCCATTACTGCCATTGATGTCCTTGAGGAAAACCCTGATCTGATAACAAAGCTGAAGAAAAACATTGCTGTATTATGGAAAG GTTTGTCAGGTATACTTGGCCTCTCATTAGCGAGCAATCCTGAATCACCCATTGTTTTTCTTAGACTAGAGAAGTCAACAGGTTCCGTGAAGAGTGACCTACAACTCCTTGAAGATATTTCTGACCGT TTGTTGAAGGAATATTCCATTTTTGTGGTGACCTCCAAAAGGTCAACCCTTGATAAATGTCGTCTGCCCGTAGGAATTAGATTGTTTGTTTCTGCTGCCCATTTGGAATCTGATCTGCTCAAGGCATCCGAATCGCTAAAAAGGGTTGCAGAATTGGTGCTGAAGGATCATATTTGA